CATTGGAATAGTTGCATTAGTCAAACCTTTAGCCAAGGTAACTATATCTGGTGTTACACCAAAGCGTTCACAGGCGAAGCTTGCCCCAAGCCGTCCGAAACCGGTAATAACTTCATCAAAGATCAACAGTATATTATTTTTGTGGCAGATATCCCTAAGGCGTTCGAGATAGCCTACTGGTGGTATGAGGACCCCAGTTGAACCTGCCATGGGCTCCACAATAACAGCAGCAATATTGTCGGCTCCGTGGAGAGCCACTAGCTCCTCCAGCTCAGCAGCTCGAACTGCTCCCCACTCCGGTTGGCCTCTGCTGAATGCATTGTGCTCAAGGGAGTGGGTATGGGGCAAGTGGTCAACATTTCCTAGAAGGTTGCCAAATTGTTTCTTGTTTGGTGCCATTCCGCCCACTGACAGACCTCCAAAGCCGACGCCGTGATATCCGCGGGAACGTCCGATAAGTATCTTTTTACTGCTCTGGCCAGTCGAGTGGTGATAGGCAAGAGCGATCTTTAAGGCCGTATCTGCCGCCTCCGAACCAGAATTTGTGAAAAAAACATGATCGAGTGTTTCAGGGAGCATACTAGCTAACCGGGCGGCTAGCGCAAAAGATAGAGGGTGCCCCATCTGGAAGCCAGGAGCGTAATCAAGAGTTGCGACCTGTTTTTGGACGGCCTCGATGATTGGTTGTCGAGAGTGCCCAGCATTTACACACCAGAGCCCAGCAGTGCCATCAAGTATCTGTTTTCCATCAGCATTGGTGTAATGCATGTCTTTTGCTTTGACGAGCAACCGCGGAGCGGCCTTAAATTGGCGATTACCAGTAAAAGGCATCCAATGCGGTTCTAGGTCATTTGGGTTTGTTCCCAATTGAACGTCCGCTGAAGAAATGGCACTGGGACTCATATCGTCTTCTCCTCGTGGTTGGTCGCTTTGTTAAATCGTAGTTTCAAGTGTGATAGTAACATTTGCGATATTATAGCCAAACAGGTTCTGCCATAGAAAGTGTGGCATAGGATGTGGCGAGCTTCAATTGAACTTATGCCATGTGGGGGTGAGATGTGAACAACATTTAAGAGACTTCAGTTATTTAATCGTTATAATACTACGCTAAGAGATTTCTTGGCTATCATGGGTAGGAGGGCCGGTACGCAAGTGGAAGATACGATTGTAGGATTAGTGGCCCGTGGGGAAGAAGCTGGCGCAGCACTAATAAGTTCAGATTGTAGGAGCCTGACCTATGGCCGGCTCTTAAAGCATATAGAGTTGAGCGTTGCCAGACTAAATGAACTTGGGTTGGGACGGCATGATCGTGTGGCAGTTGTATTGCCTAATGGCCCCATCATGGCATCCGCTTTTGTGACTATTGGATCTGCGGCAACCATCGCTCCCCTAAATCCTGCATACCGATATGATGAATTTGAGTTCTATTTGAAGGATCTTGAGGCGAGGGCTGTCGTTTTGATGCAAGGAGAAGGCGGTGACGCCCGCCGCGCAGCACAAGATCTCTCGATTCCAACCCTGGATGTGTGTCCGGTTAACAATGGCCCTGGTTTGTTCGAACTAAACGGCGAGGGTATTTCGGGTGACGTAACTGAAGGGTTTTCTGAATCAGATGATATAGCACTGATATTGCATACTTCGGGGACCACCTCCAGGCCTAAAATAGTGCCACTGACTCAGACTAATTTATGCGTCTCTGCTAGGAATATTGCGGGTACGCTTCAACTTAATAAGGATGACTTGTGTCTAAACGTCATGCCGCTTTTTCACATTCACGGACTGATTGCCGCCGTATTATCATCACTAGCAGCTGGGGGGGCAGTTGCGTGCGCCAACGGGTTTAACGCCTTAAATTTCTTCGGTCTAGTTTCAGCCTTGAAACCTAGTTGGTATACAGCGGTTCCTACTATGCATCAGGCCGTGTTAGGGCGGGCACAGAGAAACAAGCAGATCATTGGTGATAGCCGTCTTCGATTTATACGGTCCTCCTCGTCCTCGTTGCCGCCGCAGGTCATGCACGAACTGGAAGAAACTTTCGGCGTTCCAGTAATAGAATCGTACGGGATGACTGAGGCAGCACATCAAATGGCTAGCAATCCGTTGCCTCCTGCTCAACGAAAGCCCGGCTCTGTGGGTTTAGCCGCCGGCCCTGAAGTTGAGATATTGGGTGAGAACGGAGAGCTTCTGGGTCCTGGCGGCGGTAT
The window above is part of the Rhodospirillaceae bacterium genome. Proteins encoded here:
- a CDS encoding aspartate aminotransferase family protein (catalyzes the formation of pyruvate and beta-alanine from L-alanine and 3-oxopropanoate), which encodes MSPSAISSADVQLGTNPNDLEPHWMPFTGNRQFKAAPRLLVKAKDMHYTNADGKQILDGTAGLWCVNAGHSRQPIIEAVQKQVATLDYAPGFQMGHPLSFALAARLASMLPETLDHVFFTNSGSEAADTALKIALAYHHSTGQSSKKILIGRSRGYHGVGFGGLSVGGMAPNKKQFGNLLGNVDHLPHTHSLEHNAFSRGQPEWGAVRAAELEELVALHGADNIAAVIVEPMAGSTGVLIPPVGYLERLRDICHKNNILLIFDEVITGFGRLGASFACERFGVTPDIVTLAKGLTNATIPMGAVVTSHEIYDTVIQNAAQEIELFHGYTYSGHPVACAAALATLDLYKEEELFQRAADLEGYWEEGVHSLKDCRNVIDIRNMGLVAGIELEPREGSPTARAFETFLKCYEDGVLLRTTGDTIALSPPLIIEQHQIDQLISTINKHLETVE
- a CDS encoding AMP-dependent synthetase; protein product: MGRRAGTQVEDTIVGLVARGEEAGAALISSDCRSLTYGRLLKHIELSVARLNELGLGRHDRVAVVLPNGPIMASAFVTIGSAATIAPLNPAYRYDEFEFYLKDLEARAVVLMQGEGGDARRAAQDLSIPTLDVCPVNNGPGLFELNGEGISGDVTEGFSESDDIALILHTSGTTSRPKIVPLTQTNLCVSARNIAGTLQLNKDDLCLNVMPLFHIHGLIAAVLSSLAAGGAVACANGFNALNFFGLVSALKPSWYTAVPTMHQAVLGRAQRNKQIIGDSRLRFIRSSSSSLPPQVMHELEETFGVPVIESYGMTEAAHQMASNPLPPAQRKPGSVGLAAGPEVEILGENGELLGPGGGIGEIVIRGANVTKGYDSNPEANSDAFKNGWFRTGDQGFLDEQCYLTITGRLKEIINRGGEKISPREVDDVMMDHPAVSQVVTFACPHEKLGEEVAAAIVLKEGTEVTERELRTFVGERLASFKVPSKMVFLDEIPKGQTGKLQRIGLAEKLGISP